The following nucleotide sequence is from Agromyces sp. SYSU T00194.
CGACGGGATCCGCGTGATCGACGCCCCCGGGCAGCCGCGCGCGGTGAGCGGTGTCGTGCCCGTCCGCGACGCCGAGCGCCACCAGTCGAGCATCGACCTCGCCCGCATCCACGGCGGCAACGAGCAGCACGCGGTGCTCGTCCCGCGCGCGAGCCGTTGGATGGCCAGGCGGTACCGCATCGGCGTGCAGCTCGTCGGCGGCACGCGCCCGCACCTGGCGGGGTTCCTGCACGAGGCGGCCGACGAGCGGTGGCGCGCCGTGCTCGACGGCCTGCGTGCGCACGACGCCTACGTGCGGGTGCCCGCGACGATCGTCGGGCAGGAGCGACCGTTCCGGGTCGAGCTCGACCTCAGCGGACTCGAGGCGGTGGCTGCCGAGCGGGACTGATCAGGCGTCGCTGCGCGCGCCCTGCAGCTCGGACTCGCTCGCGAGCTCGGCCTCCTGCTGCGCGAGCTGCTCGCGCACCTGGTCCATGTCGAGGTCGCGCACCTGGGAGATGAGGTCGTCGAGCACCGGGCGGGGGAGCGCGCCGGCCTGCGAGAACACGCCGATGCCGTCCTTGAACGCCATGATGGTCGGGATCGAGGTGATGCCCATCGCCGCCGCGAGCTGCTGCTGGTCCTCGGTGTCGACCTTCGCGAAGGTCAGGTCGGGGTTGTCCTGCGAGGCCGCCTCGTAGTTGGGCGCGAACTGGAGGCAGGGGCCGCACCATCCGGCCCAGAAGTCGACGAAGACGGTGCCGCCCTCGAGGATGGTCTTCTCGAAGGTGTCCAGGGTCAGCGCGACGGTAGCCATGCCCTCCAGCCTAGGTGAGCCGGCTGGACGGTACCTGCGTGCCGTCCCCACGCCGGTTGGGAGGATGGGGCCATGCGGACGGTGCGCAAGGAACGGGCGGATGCCCCCGAGGGGTTCTTCGAGGCGGAGGCGGCCGGACTCGCCTGGCTGGCCGATTCGGGCGGCGTGGCGACGCCGGCGGTCGTCGACGTGGGGCCGGGGCGCATCGAGCTCGAGCGTGTCGCGACCGTGCGGCCCGAACCTGCGGCGGCCCGGGCGTTCGGCCGTGCCCTCGCCCGGACGCACCTCGCCGGCGCCGACGCGTTCGGCGCTGCGCCCGCGGGCTGGGACGGTCCGCTCTACATCGGTCGCCGGCGGATGCCGCGTACGACCTCCACCTCGTGGGGTGCCTTCTATGCAGCCGCGCGCGTGCTGCCGTTCGTCGAGCCGGCGGTGGCCGCGGGTGACCTGACGCCCGCCGAGGCCGACCTCGTGCGGCGCGCCTGCGACCGGGTCGCCGACGGGGCGTTCGACGACGACGCACCGCCCGCACGCATCCACGGCGACCTGTGGAACGGCAACGTGCTCTTCTCGCCGACGGGCGTGGTGGTGATCGACCCGGCCGCGCACGGCGGCCACGGCGAGACCGACCTCGCGATGCTCGCGCTCTTCGGCTGCCCCGGCCTCGACGAGGTGCTCGCCGGATACGATGAGGTCGCGCCGCCCCGGGCGGGGCGGCGCGCGCGGGTGCCGCTGCACCAGTTGCATCCACTCGCCGTGCACACGGCCGGGCACGGCCGTTCGTACGGAATCGCCCTGGCGGATGCCGCGCGGCGGGTGCTCGACCTGGACGCCGGCCGATGACGAGGAGGATCCCCATGCCACGTGCCGTGCTGATCGAGCGTCGCGGATCGATCGAGGACCTGGTCGTCCGGCAGGTGACCAGGCCGGACCCGGGACCGGGGGAGGTGCGGGTGCGCATCGAGGCCGCGGGCCTCAACCCGGTCGACTGGAAGATCGTCGAGTTCGACGCGGCCTGGCACGCCTACGCGGGCGACCGCGAGCCGCCCGTGGGCAACGGCAACGACCTCGCCGGCATCGTCGACGCGGTCGGCCCGGGCGTCACCGAGTGGCAGGTGGACGACGAGGTGCTGGGCGGGCACCGGTTCCACGCGCAGGCCGACTTCGCCATCGTGGCGGCCGACGCCCTGGTCGCCAAGCCGTCGGCGCTGGAGTGGGAGCAGGCCGGTGCGCTCGACATCGCCGCGCGCACCGCGGTCGCGAGCGTGCGGCAGGTCGCGCCGCAGCCCGGCGAGACCGTGCTCGTGAGCGCCGCCGCGGGCGGCACGGGCGTGCTCGCCGCCCAGCTGGTCGCCCGGCACGGCGCGACCGCGATCGGCACGGCGAGCGCGGCGAACCACGACTTCCTGCGCGCGATCGGCGTCGTGCCGGTCGCGTACGGCGACGGCATGGTCGAGCGCATCCGGGCGCTCGCCCCGGCCGGCGTCGACGCGGTGCTGGACAACCACGGTCGCGCCACGCTCGAGGCCGCGCTCGAGCTCGGCGTCGCACCCGAGCGGATCAACACCATCGCCGACCGGCCGTTCGCCGCGGAGATCGGCGCGTCCGGGATCGGCGGGGCCAGCGCCCTGGCCGACGACCTGTCCGACATCGCCGCGCTCATCGCCGACGGCGCGCTGGCGTTCCCCGTCGACTCGGTCTACCCGATCGAGCGCGTCGTGGAGGCCTACCGGCACCTCCGGGCGGGCCACCTGCGCGGCAAGGTCGTGCTGGTCACCGAGTAGGGCGCGCGACGCGGGAATACCCGCGGGGAGGCATCCGTTCACCCATTTACATGCACATGCATAGAATGGATCCCACGAGGAACGAAGGCCAGGAGGCCGTCATGCAATTCGGAATCTTCACCGTCTCCGACATCACCCAGGACCCGACGACCGGACGCACCCCGTCCGAGGCCGAACGGATCCGCGCCACCCTCATCATCGCGAAGCACGCGGAGGAGGTGGGCCTGGACGTGTTCGCACTCGGCGAGCACCACAACCCGCCGTTCTGGTCGAGCTCGCCCACGACCACGCTCGCCGCGATCGCCGGCGCGACGTCGACCCTGCAGCTGTCGACCGCGACCACGCTCATCACCACCAACGACCCGGTCAAGCTCGCCGAGGACTACGCGATGCTGCAGCACGTGTCCGACGGCCGCGCCGACCTCATGCTCGGCCGCGGCAACACCGGGCCGGTCTACCCATGGTTCGGCAAGGACATCCGCCAGGGCCTGCCGATCGCCGTCGAGAGCTACGAGCTGCTGCGCCGCCTCTGGCGCGAGGACGTCGTCGACTGGCAGGGGAAGTTCCGTACGCCGCTGCAGGGCTTCACCTCGACGCCGCGCCCGCTCGACGGCGTGCCGCCGTTCGTCTGGCACGGCTCGATCCGCACGCCCGAGATCGCCGAGCAGGCCGCGATGTACGGCGACGGGTTCTTCGCGAACCACATCTTCTGGCCCGCGATCCACACGCAGCGCATGGTGCAGCTGTACCGCCAGCGCTTCGAGCACCACGGGCACGGCACCGCCGCGCAGGCGATCGTCGGCCTCGGCGGGCAGGCCTTCATGCGGAAGCGCTCGCAGGACGCCGTCGACGAGTTCCGGCCGTACTTCGACAACGCGCCCGTCTACGGGCACGGCCCGAGCATGGAGGAGTTCACCGAGCAGACGCCGCTCACCGTCGGCAGCCCGCAGCAGGTGATCGACAAGACGCTGGGCTTCCGCGACTACGTCGGCGACTACCAGCGCCAGCTGTGGCTGGTCGACCACGCCGGCCTGCCGCTGAAGACCGTGCTCGAGCAGCTCGACCTGCTCGGCGAGGAGGTCGTGCCGGTGCTGCGCCGCGAGTTCGCCAAGGACCGCCCGGCCGAGGTGCCGGATGCGCCGACGCACGCCTCCCTCGTGCGCGCCGCGTACGGCGACGCCGCACCGCGCCAGGCGGTGCCCAACGCGAACCGCGGCGACAACCTCACGGTCGGCTCGCCGTACCGGGACGCGGTTCCGGCCGAGCCTGCCGGCGCGGCCTTCGGCCTCGCCGCCACCCGGGGAGGTGCACGATGACCGCCACGCGCATCGTCGTCGTCTCGGCGGGGCTCTCCACCCCGAGCTCGACCCGCCAGCTCGCCGATCGGCTCGCCGCCGACGCGGTCGCCATGCTCGGCGAGCGCGGTGTCGAGACCGAGGTGCGGGTGTTCGAGCTGCGCGACCTCGCCCACGACATCGCCAACCACCTACTGATGGGGTTCGCCCCGCCGAAGCTCGAGGAGGCACTCGAGGCCGTGGCCTCGGCGGACGGGCTCATCGCCGTGACGCCGATCTTCACGACCAGCTACTCCGGGCTCTTCAAGTCGTTCGTCGACGTGATCGACCCGCAGGCGCTGACCGGCCTGCCGGTGCTGCTCGGCGCGACCGGCGGCACCCCGCGGCACTCGCTCGCGATCGACTACGCGATCCGCCCGCTGTTCACCTACCTGCACGCGGTGCCCGTGACCACGGGCGTGTTCGCGGCCACGAGCGACTGGGGCGGCGGCGACGACGTGCGGTCGCTGCCCGACCGCGTCGCGCGCGCCGCCGGCGAGTTCGCCGACCTGGTCGAGCGCACCGACCGCCGCGATCTCGTGCCGGACCCGTTCGCCCTCGACCGGCCGATGGGCCACCTGCTGGGCGGGCTCGCGGGGGAGTAGCGCTCGACGAGCGGGGCGGATCCGGCGATGCCGGGCCCGCCCCGCTCGTCTCGTCGGGGTCAGTACGACGGTCGGTTGATGTCGGGAACCTCGATCGCGGTGGTCTGGGTCGACGAGCCCTTGTTCAGGAACGCCATCGCCAGGCTCTTGATGAACTTGTCGAACAGCATGAAGTTGGTCGGCATGATCGAGATGAGGCTCTCGCGGAACTTGATGTACAGCGGCCAGCCGGTGTCGATGATCTCCCGTGACACCGGGTCGCGGAACAGTCCGAGCCAGTCGCCGATCTCGTCGCCGAGCTGGTACCGCACGAACTCGTTGAGGAACCCCCGCGTGACGCCGAGGTCGACCTGTGCCGTGAGCCCGAGCAGCACCTCGGCGAGGTCCTGTCCCTCGGGCGTCCAGGCGAGTCGCGGCGTGAGCGTCTCGGCGGCCTGCGCGTGCGCCTCGTCCCAGGTCGCCGGGATGTACTCGTCCTGCACGCCGAGGTAGTGCAGCGCGACCTGCCAGCCGTGCAGGAAGGCCTCCTCGTCGCGGGACGACATCGGCACGCCCCACTCCTTCAGCTTCTTGTGCGCGAAGGTGCCCGTGCTGTGGAACGTGATGAGGATGTCGCCGTTGCTGATCGGGATCTCCTCCTCGGCGACGGCCGTCCAGTGCGGGGACTGCGGGAGCAGGTGGCGCACGGCCGCGTGCACGATGCGGGTCTTGTTGGAGGTGACCTTGAACTCGCCCGACCACTCGTAGGCGTCGTAGTCGCTCAGGTCGTAGCCGAACGTGAAGGTCTTCGCGGCGCGGTCCTGCATGTCGGCGCCGCCCTTGGACCAGTACACCGAGCGGGCCTCGCGCGGGATCACGGTGCTCATGATGCCGCCGCCGACGCCGTAGATGAAGAACAGGTAGCTGTCCATGCGACGGTTGAAGTCGGCCGCGCGGCGCAGCTTCCACATGTCGGCCCAGTCGGGCAGCTTCACCGACTCGGTGAAGAAGTTCCGCAGGTCGGTCGGGAGCGCGCTCGGCACCGGCTGCCAGTTGTGCACCCAGTTGCGCATCGCGTCGTTCACCTGCGCGACCTGCCCGTTGTCGACGATCGACGCCATGATGGCGTCGATGTCGGGGTCCCAGACCTGCTGCGGGTCCAGGCCGGATCCGGTGCCGGCGACGGAGCCCGTGGAGGGCCACGCCCAGGCGGCGCCGGGGGCTGCTGCGCCCGCGAAGCCGAGCGCGGCGCCGAGGGTCAGGACGGTACGTCTGTTCAGTTCGGGCACGAGGCCACCTACTTCCCGAGAAGAGGATGGACCCCGTCCGCCCGATCAGCTCCGACCGCGCACACCACCAGCGCCCACCCTTGGACATGTGTGATTGGTCGTTAACATATTGACGGACGTGCGACTCCACAAGCCCCGATCGATGAGGGGTTCTCGACGACACCGGCGGCGGACGGTCGGCGATGCGCCGTTCACGTGCGGGCGCACGGACGACCCGCGCCGATCGCAGTGATGACACGGTCCGCGGCCCGGCACGGCCTGCCCCGACCCGGCGGGGTCCGGCGCGGCGGGTGCGTTGCGGCGCTCGGGCCTCGCGCGCTCACGCCCCCGACGCGAGTGCGCTCAGCCGCTCTTGCGGCGGAACTCGCGCTGGTGCGATGCGGGCCCGTGGGCCTCGTGCACGGCCGACTCGCCGTCGAGGTGCGACTCGCCGCGGCCCCTCGCCTGCTGCTGCTTGCGCTCGAGCGCCTCGCGGAACTTGCGCTTGGTCTCGTCGCTCGCGCCCTGCGGAGTCTCGTCGTCGGAACCCATGGGGTCAGTGTATGCCCGCGTCACGGGTCGGGCCGAGGGGGTGTCGGGGGAACCCCTGCACCAGACATGAGAAAAGCTCAATATATGGATCGTGCGGGCACGTACGCGCGTACCGTTGCTGTCGTGAGCGTGGCCGGACGGCCGCGCACGCCCGCAACACCCGAGCAGGGCCTCGCACGACGCGCGTGGACTCCGGCTGCAGCTCCACTGCAACCGATACACCGATGCGAAGGAGTCCATCATGTCCATTCGTCGTGCGCTGGTCGCGATCGCCGCGGCCGCAGCGCTCGCGCTCGTCGCCGCACCCGCAGCGAACGCCGGGCATCCGCACTTCATCAAGAACGCCACGTCGGCGTCGCTCGACGGCACGTCGCTCGTGGTGCAGTTCAAGGAGGCGGGGCTCGAGTCGGGCGCGGTCGAGACCGTCGTCGCGAGCGCGTTCCTGTCTGCGACGTACTCGTGCGTCAACGGCGGCAACAACGTGCCATCCGACCCGAAGAAGACGACCATCGACAGCCAGGTCTCCGCGAGCGGGGTGTTCCCGGCCAGCCAGAACGGCCAGATCGTCGGCTCGCTGACCATCACTCCGGTGCCGGCCGACCAGGCGCTCGACTGCCCACCCGGACAGACCGCGACCCTGTTCTCGGTCGTGTACTCGAACGTGACGGTCGAGGACACCACCAGCGGCGCGTTCATCGCGCTGAAGGGGACGTTCAGTTCCTGAGTGCTGCGCGCACCGGGGCATCCGTCGTGCCGAGGGCCGGGACTCGGCACGATTGTCGCGCTCTGCTAGTCTTGCTCCGGTTGCGCTGTGCGATTCCACGAATCCACGGCGTGATCGCGGAGCAGGCTCCGGCAGGTGCGCTGGTCTCCTGTGGTGGATCTCGGAACGACACGCGTCCGAGGTGTTCTACTGGTGGCCAGCGAGACGACTCATCCAGACTCGCCGAGATCCTGCCTGTTCCCCTGCTCCTGCGTAGGAGTCGTGCCCATACGGGGTGCGACGGGAAACAAAGGAGAGAGACCTCTTGGAGGGTCCTGAGATCACTGCCGCCGAGACCGTCATCGACAACGGTCGCTTCGGCACCCGCACCGTCCGGTTCGAGACCGGACGCCTCGCCCAGCAGGCGCAGGGTTCGGCCGTCGCCTACATCGACGGCGAGACCATGCTGCTGTCGGCCACGTCCGTGTCGAAGCAGCCGAAGGAGCACTTCGACTTCTTCCCGCTGACCATCGACGTCGAGGAGCGCATGTACGCCGCGGGCCGCATCCCCGGCTCGTTCTTCCGCCGCGAGGGCCGCCCCTCGACCGAGGCGATCCTCACCTGCCGTCTCATCGACCGCCCGCTGCGCCCGTCGTTCGTCGACGGTCTGCGCAACGAGGTGCAGGTCGTCGTGACGGTGCTTGCGATCGACCCCGACGAGCTCTACGACGTGCTCGCCATCAACGCGGCATCCATGTCGACCCAGCTGTCGGGCCTGCCCTTCTCGGGCCCCATCGGCGGTGTGCGCGTCGCGCTCATCGACGGCCAGTGGGTCGCCTTCCCGAAGCACGCCCAGCTCGCGGAGGCCGTGTTCAGCATGGTCGTCGCGGGCCGTGTGGTGACGGATGCCTCGGGCGGCACCGACGTCGCGATCATGATGATCGAGGCCGAGGCCACCGACAACGCGTGGGACCTCATCCAGGCCGGCGCCGTCAAGCCGAACGAGCAGGTCATCGCCGAGGGCATCGAGGCGTCGAAGCCGTTCATCAAGCAGCTCGTCGAGGCGCAGCAGCAGGTCGCCGCGACCGCCGCGAAGGAGACCGTCGACTACCCGACGTTCCCGCCGTACCAGCAGTCGACCTACGACGTGGTCGCAGGCATCGCCTACGACGAGCTCAAGGGCGTCTACCAGATCGCCGGCAAGGTCGAGCGCCAGGACGCCGACGACGCGCTGAAGAGCCGCGTCAAGGAGGCCGTCGCCGCCAAGGTCGAGGCGGGCGAGCTGCCCGAGGAGGCGCTCGGCGAGGTGTCGGCCGCGTACAAGTCGGTCACCAAGCTCGTCGTGCGCTCGCGCGTGCTGAACGAGGGCGTGCGCATCGACGGCCGCGGCCTGGCCGACATCCGTCCGCTCGACGCCGAGGTGCAGGTCATCCCGCGCGTGCACGGCTCCGCCATCTTCCAGCGCGGCGAGACCCAGATCATGGGCGTCACCACGCTGAACATGCTGAAGCTCGAGCAGCAGATCGACTCGCTGAGCCCGGTCACCAAGAAGCGCTACATGCACAACTACAACTTCCCGCCCTACTCGACCGGTGAGACCGGCCGCGTGGGGTCGCCGAAGCGTCGCGAGATCGGGCACGGCGCACTCGCCGAGCGCGCGCTCGTGCCGGTGCTGCCGACGCGCGACGAGTTCCCGTACGCGATCCGCCAGGTGTCCGAGGCGCTCGGCTCGAACGGCTCGACCTCGATGGGCTCGGTCTGCGCGTCGACGCTGTCGCTGCTGAACGCCGGCGTGCCGCTGCGCGCGCCGGTCGCGGGCATCGCGATGGGTCTCATCTCCGACACCGTCGACGGCGAGACCCGCTACGCGGCCCTCACCGACATCCTCGGTGCCGAGGACGCGCTGGGCGACATGGACTTCAAGGTCGCCGGCACGTCGGAGTTCGTCACGGCGATCCAGCTCGACACCAAGCTCGACGGCATCCCCGCCTCGGTGCTGGCCGCCGCGCTGACCCAGGCGAAGGAGGCGCGCACCACGATCCTGTCGGTGCTGAACGCCGCCATCGACGGGCCCGACGAGATGGCCCCGACCGCGCCGCGCGTGATCAGCGTGCAGATCCCGGTCGACAAGATCGGTGAGCTGATCGGCCCGAAGGGCAAGACGATCAACGGCATCCAGGACGACACCGGCGCCGACATCTCGATCGAGGACGACGGCACCGTGTTCATCGGCGCGACCGACGGCCCGACGGCCGAGGCCGCCCGTGCCGCGGTGAACGCGATCGCCAACCCCACCAACCCGGAGGTCGGCGAGCAGTTCCTCGGCACCGTCGTGAAGATCGCCGCCTTCGGCGCGTTCGTCTCGCTGCTGCCCGGCAAGGACGGCCTGCTGCACATCTCCGAGGTGCGCAAGCTCGCCGGCGGCAAGCGCGTCGAGAACGTCGACGACGTGCTCGGCGTCGGGCAGAAGATCCTGGTCGAGATCACCAAGGTGGACGACCGCGGCAAGCTCTCGCTCGCCCCGGTCGTGGCCGACGAGGCGGAGACGCACGGCCGCGACGCGGCCGGCGAGCACGCCGCCGCGCCCGCCGAGGGCTGATCTCCCGCACCACGCACGCGATGCCCGTCCCGGATCCGATCCGGGGCGGGCATCCGTCGTCTGCGGGGCGCCGGGTCAGTCGTCGCGCTCGAGTAGCGGGCCCAGCCGATAGGGGATGAGCTCGCCCATCGCGAGCGACGTCTCCGTGCGCTCGACCCCGTCGATCGCGAGGATCAGCCCATCGATGCGGAACAGGTCGTGCGCGTCGGTGCAGACCACCCGCACGAGCAGGTCGACCGACCCGCTCAGCCCGTGCGCCTGCACGACCTCGGGGATCTCGGCCACGGTCTCGACGACCTCCGCGAGCCGCTTCTGGCGCACGTGCACGGCGATGAACGCCTGCAGCGGGTATCCGAGCGCCTCCGGGTCGATCGCCCGGTCGAACGAGAGGAACGCGCCCTCGCGATCGAGCCGTGCCATGCGCGCCTGCACGGTGTTCCGCGACATGCCGAGGCGTTCGGCGAGGGCGACCACCGTCGCGCGCGGGTCGGCGGCGAGCGCCGAGAGGAGCTGGCGGTCGACGGCGTCGAGACGTCCCATAGTGCGGGACGTTAGCACGTGATTCGGGCGCCAGACCGTGCAACATGCTCAACGCACCCCGGGATGCTTGAGCCGAGTGACCGATCGACCTACCCTCGAAGCAGGTCCCGGCAGAGCCGCCGGGCACGCCCGACGCTCACGAGGCCGACGGCGACGATGACGATGGGATCGACGATGACCCTTTCCGACGGGCGCGACACCGACGCGCATCTCCGACCCGAGCAGACCGGCACCGCGGCATCCGGGTTCGTGCAGCTCCTCGACCCCGACGGCGCACGCGTGTCCGCGCCGGGGTACGACCAGTGGGTCGCCGACCTCGACGACGCGGCGCTGGTCGCGCTGTACCGCGACATGGTGGTCATCCACCGCGTGGACGCCGAGGCCACCGCGCTGCAGCGCCAGGGCGAGATCGGCCTGTGGCCGCCGCTGGCGGGCCAGGAGGCCGCCCAGGTCGGGTCGGCGCACGCGCTGCGCGAGGACGACTTCGTGTTCTCGTCGTACCGCGAGCACGCGGTCGCCTGGTGCCGGGGCCTGCGCCCGGAGGACCTGCTGAAGGTCTGGCGCGGGGTCGCCGGCTCCGGCTGGGACCCGTACGAGCTCGGCATGGCCACGCCGCAGATCATCATCGCCGCGCAGACGCTGCACGCCGTCGGCTACGCCATGGGCATCCAGCGCGACGGCACCGACCAGGCCGCGATCGCCTACTTCGGCGACGGCGCGACCAGCGAGGGCGACGCGAGCGAGGCGCTCGTGTTCGCCGCCACCTACAAGGCGCCCGTGGTGTTCTTCTGCCAGAACAACCAGTGGGCGATCTCGGAGCCGGTCGGCCTCCAGTCGACGCAGCACCTCGCGCAGCGCGCGGCGGGCTTCGGCATCCCGTGGATGCGGGTCGACGGCAACGACGTGCTCGCGGTCATGGCCGCGACGCGCATCGCGCTCGAGCGTGCCCGCAGCGGTGGCGGCCCGACCTACATCGAGGCCGTGACGTACCGCATGGGCCCGCACACCACGGCCGACGACCCGAAGCGCTACCGCACGGAGGAGGAACTCGAGGCGTGGCGCCGCCGCGACCCGATCGCCCGGCTCGAGGCGCTGCTGCGTGCCCGCGGCGCGCTCGACGACGGCGGGGCATCCGAGATCGCCCGCGAGGCCGACGCCGCCGCCGCTGCGGTGCGGGCCGCGTGCGTGGGGATGCCCGACCCCGAGCCGCTGTCGATCTTCGACCACGTCTACGCCGAGCCCAACAGCCACGTCGAGCGCCAGCGCGACCACTACGCGCGGTACCTCGCGATGTTCGACGATCCCGGCGACGGGGGAGCGGAGGCCGCGCGATGAGCACCATGACCCTCGGCCGGGCCCTGAACGCCGGGCTCCGGCGGGCGCTCGAGGACGACGACCGCGTCGTGCTCCTCGGTGAGGACATCGGCACCCTCGGCGGCGTCTTCCGCGTCACCGACGGGCTCCAGCGCGACTTCGGCGAGGCGCGCGTGGTCGACACGCCGCTGTCGGAGGCGGGCATCATCGGCACCGCCGTCGGGCTCGCCTACCGCGGGTTCCGCCCGGTCTGCGAGATCCAGTTCGACGGGTTCATCTACCCGGGCTTCGACCAGATCGTCGCGCAGGTCGCGAAGCTGCACGCGCGCACGGGCGGCAGGGTGCGGATGCCCCTGACGATCCGCGTCCCGTTCGGCGGCGGCATCGGCGCGGTCGAGCACCACTCCGAGTCGCCCGAGGCGTACTTCACGCACACGTCGGGCCTGCGGGTCGTGGCCTGCGCGAACCCGCAGGACGCGTACACGATGCTGCGCCAGGCGATCGCGAGCGACGACCCGGTGCTGTTCTTCGAGCCGAAGCGCCAGTACCACGCCAAGGGCGAGGTCGACCTCGACGCGGAGCTCGCCGACGCACCGCCGATGGGCGTGGCGACGGTCGCGACCCGCGGCGACGACGTCACGCTCGTGACCTACGGCGCGCTCGTGCAGGTCGCCCGCGACGCTGCGGCCGCGGCCGCCGACGACGGGGTGTCGATCGAGGTCATCGACCTGCGGTCGCTCTCGCCGGTCGACTACGACACGATCGCGCAGTCGGTGCGGCGCACCGGACGCCTCGTGATCACCCACGAGGCCGGCCAGCAGGGCGGTGTCGGCGCCGAGATCGCCGCGAGCATCACCGAGCGCTGCTTCGAGTTCCTCGAGGCCGCGCCCGTGCGCATCACCGGGCACGACGTGCCCTACCCGCCCGCGAAGCTCGAGCAGCACCACCTGCCCGACCTCGACCGCATCCTCGACGGGGTCGACCGCGTGCTCGGCCGGCCGAACTCGCTGACCGGAGTGGAGGGATGAGCGCCGTGGAACGCGACTTCGCACTGCCCGACCTCGGCGAGGGGCTCACCGAGTCCGAGCTCGTCGCCTGGCGCGTCGCCGTCGGCGACGAGGTCGAGCTGAACCAGATCGTCGCCGACGTCGAGACGGCCAAGGCGGTCGTCGAACTGCCGTCGCCCGTCGCCGGGCGCGTGACGGCGCTCTGCGCCGAGCCGGGCGACACGGTCGAGGTGGGCGCGACGCTGATGTCCTTCGAGGTGGGCGGGGCGGATGCCCCCGAGCAGGCCGCGCCCGACGAGCAGCGGGCCTCCGAGGCGGCGTCCGCGGCGGAACCCGAGATTCCCGCACCCGAGGCTCCCGCGAAGCGCGAGCCGAACCTGGTCGGGTACGGTGCCGCCGCGGACGCGTCCCACCCGAAGCGGAAGGCGCGCCGGGTGCCCGCCGCGCCGGCTGCCGCCCCGGCCGCCGTGGCCGCGCCCGCACCGGCCGCCACGGCGACCATCGAGCGCCCTCGCCCCACGGAGCGGCCACGGTCGACCCCGCCCGTGCGCAAGCTCGCGCACGACCTCGGCGTCGACCTCGAGGCGCTCGACGGCACGGGGGAGCGCGGGCTGATCACGCGCGGCGACGTGGAGCAGGCGGCATCCGCTCGCCCTGCCCCTGACGGAGCCGGCGCGGTCGACGCACGCGCCGACGCCCGGGTGACCCGCACGCCCGTGCGCGGGGTGCGCAAGCACACGGCCGAGGCGATGGTGCGCAGCGCCTTCACCG
It contains:
- a CDS encoding fructosamine kinase family protein, yielding MRTVRKERADAPEGFFEAEAAGLAWLADSGGVATPAVVDVGPGRIELERVATVRPEPAAARAFGRALARTHLAGADAFGAAPAGWDGPLYIGRRRMPRTTSTSWGAFYAAARVLPFVEPAVAAGDLTPAEADLVRRACDRVADGAFDDDAPPARIHGDLWNGNVLFSPTGVVVIDPAAHGGHGETDLAMLALFGCPGLDEVLAGYDEVAPPRAGRRARVPLHQLHPLAVHTAGHGRSYGIALADAARRVLDLDAGR
- a CDS encoding oxygenase MpaB family protein, with amino-acid sequence MPELNRRTVLTLGAALGFAGAAAPGAAWAWPSTGSVAGTGSGLDPQQVWDPDIDAIMASIVDNGQVAQVNDAMRNWVHNWQPVPSALPTDLRNFFTESVKLPDWADMWKLRRAADFNRRMDSYLFFIYGVGGGIMSTVIPREARSVYWSKGGADMQDRAAKTFTFGYDLSDYDAYEWSGEFKVTSNKTRIVHAAVRHLLPQSPHWTAVAEEEIPISNGDILITFHSTGTFAHKKLKEWGVPMSSRDEEAFLHGWQVALHYLGVQDEYIPATWDEAHAQAAETLTPRLAWTPEGQDLAEVLLGLTAQVDLGVTRGFLNEFVRYQLGDEIGDWLGLFRDPVSREIIDTGWPLYIKFRESLISIMPTNFMLFDKFIKSLAMAFLNKGSSTQTTAIEVPDINRPSY
- a CDS encoding NADP-dependent oxidoreductase — its product is MPRAVLIERRGSIEDLVVRQVTRPDPGPGEVRVRIEAAGLNPVDWKIVEFDAAWHAYAGDREPPVGNGNDLAGIVDAVGPGVTEWQVDDEVLGGHRFHAQADFAIVAADALVAKPSALEWEQAGALDIAARTAVASVRQVAPQPGETVLVSAAAGGTGVLAAQLVARHGATAIGTASAANHDFLRAIGVVPVAYGDGMVERIRALAPAGVDAVLDNHGRATLEAALELGVAPERINTIADRPFAAEIGASGIGGASALADDLSDIAALIADGALAFPVDSVYPIERVVEAYRHLRAGHLRGKVVLVTE
- a CDS encoding DUF5302 domain-containing protein translates to MGSDDETPQGASDETKRKFREALERKQQQARGRGESHLDGESAVHEAHGPASHQREFRRKSG
- a CDS encoding FMN reductase yields the protein MTATRIVVVSAGLSTPSSTRQLADRLAADAVAMLGERGVETEVRVFELRDLAHDIANHLLMGFAPPKLEEALEAVASADGLIAVTPIFTTSYSGLFKSFVDVIDPQALTGLPVLLGATGGTPRHSLAIDYAIRPLFTYLHAVPVTTGVFAATSDWGGGDDVRSLPDRVARAAGEFADLVERTDRRDLVPDPFALDRPMGHLLGGLAGE
- a CDS encoding LLM class flavin-dependent oxidoreductase; protein product: MQFGIFTVSDITQDPTTGRTPSEAERIRATLIIAKHAEEVGLDVFALGEHHNPPFWSSSPTTTLAAIAGATSTLQLSTATTLITTNDPVKLAEDYAMLQHVSDGRADLMLGRGNTGPVYPWFGKDIRQGLPIAVESYELLRRLWREDVVDWQGKFRTPLQGFTSTPRPLDGVPPFVWHGSIRTPEIAEQAAMYGDGFFANHIFWPAIHTQRMVQLYRQRFEHHGHGTAAQAIVGLGGQAFMRKRSQDAVDEFRPYFDNAPVYGHGPSMEEFTEQTPLTVGSPQQVIDKTLGFRDYVGDYQRQLWLVDHAGLPLKTVLEQLDLLGEEVVPVLRREFAKDRPAEVPDAPTHASLVRAAYGDAAPRQAVPNANRGDNLTVGSPYRDAVPAEPAGAAFGLAATRGGAR
- a CDS encoding thioredoxin family protein produces the protein MATVALTLDTFEKTILEGGTVFVDFWAGWCGPCLQFAPNYEAASQDNPDLTFAKVDTEDQQQLAAAMGITSIPTIMAFKDGIGVFSQAGALPRPVLDDLISQVRDLDMDQVREQLAQQEAELASESELQGARSDA